The following are encoded in a window of Castanea sativa cultivar Marrone di Chiusa Pesio chromosome 5, ASM4071231v1 genomic DNA:
- the LOC142637181 gene encoding uncharacterized protein At4g04980 produces MAMTGSLCGLTPFLFCRKAYGIETMKGYDIHKNLPKSQKEVLGMTIGSPLGHASNLMLMLELRKKISIFRDIIDLPPCEGSTSINELVMGTIEDLHELYPEIIPSNWPSEIKGTSIDEGLIYFLEALKSIGDSWMMSQDSLDIFKCDLSPYKENVNSEQRVETVLETLDSMIKMAQEKFDFMDEDDQKDESPLPNTFGKIFRDCSSGTNSPCSASPGSPLTPTTVLPELSKPSKKGGEKGHLSYSPPGLWSLRARAVEKLNPIDVTRLSFYALSSVGGVDSSILSVNKKVDKPKTGIEEEKSNLVVTTTIDEARDGSTEKDTPVTTVTLATLPQPSQPLPSLALVTPPPPPPPPPELSLKGTASRVPPPPPMALGTMKAAAPPPPPLPMMPSKGAPPPPPPPPPMKGSVPPPPPPPMNGSVPPPPPPPPPPPMNGSVTLPPPPPMPLANGAAPPPPPPGAAKSLRPKKTATKLKRSSQMGNLYRVLKGKVEGCNNLNSKSSNGKKSAIGNNAGGKQGMADALAEITKRSAYFQQIEEDVKKYAKSITELRSVISTFKTKDMAELIKFHKNVESILETLTDESQVLARFEGFPVKKLEALRTAAALYSKLDSIISELHNWKIVTPMGQLLDKVESYFTKIKGEVDKLERTKDEESKKFQSHNIDFDFNILIRIKEAMVDISSSCMELALKERREAKVAEKEEPGSKSNKRTKGCVKMLWRAFQFAFRVYSFAGGHDDRADKLTRELAHEIENDPHHQ; encoded by the exons ATGGCTATGACCGGGAGCTTATGCGGTTTGACACCATTTCTGTTTTGTCGCAAGGCATATGGAATTGAG ACGATGAAGGGTTATGACATACACAAGAATCTACCCAAAAGTCAAAAGGAAGTGCTCGGCATGACAATAGGCAGTCCATTGGGTCATGCCAGCAACTTAATGTTGATGTTGGAGCTACGGAAGAAGATCTCAATCTTTCGAGACATCATTGATCTACCACCTTGTGAAGGATCAACTTCCATCAATGAG CTGGTGATGGGCACAATTGAAGATCTCCACGAGCTTTATCCGGAAATAATACCAAGTAATTGGCCGTCAGAAATAAAGGGGACATCTATAGATGAG GGTCTAATTTACttcttggaggctttgaaaTCTATTGGAGATTCATGGATGATGAGTCAGGATTCTTTGGACATATTTAAATGTGATTTATCACCATATAAGGAGAACGTCAATTCGGAACAACGTG TTGAGACAGTCCTGGAAACACTTGATTCAATGATTAAGATGGCACAAGAGAAGTTCGATTTCATGGATGAAGATGACCAGAAGGATGAAAGTCCACTACCTAACACATTTGGAAAAATCTTCAGGGATTGCTCTTCAGGCACTAACAGTCCCTGCTCTGCTTCTCCGGGTTCTCCACTCACCCCGACCACAGTGCTTCCAGAATTATCCAAACCATCAAAGAAAGGTGGAGAGAAAGGACATCTTTCTTATAGCCCACCGGGCCTCTGGTCTCTCAGAGCTAGAGCTGTGGAAAAACTGAACCCAATTGATGTAACCCGCCTCTCATTTTACGCATTGTCAAGTGTAGGAGGGGTTGATTCCAGCATTTTAAGTGTAAACAAAAAGGTTGATAAACCAAAGACaggaatagaagaagaaaagagcaaTCTTGTCGTGACAACAACAATTGATGAAGCTAGAGATGGCAGTACTGAAAAAGATACACCTGTGACAACTGTGACCTTGGCAACACTGCCACAACCATCACAGCCCCTGCCTTCTCTAGCACTAGTAAcaccacccccacccccaccaccaccacctgaACTTTCATTAAAAGGAACAGCATCCAGAGTGCCCCCACCACCCCCAATGGCATTGGGAACAATGAAAGCAGCagctcctccaccacctccactACCCATGATGCCTTCTAAAGGAGcaccacccccacccccaccaccaccaccaatgaAAGGATCagtaccaccaccaccaccaccaccaatgaATGGATCagtaccaccaccaccaccaccaccaccaccacctccaatGAATGGATCAGTAACATTGCCGCCACCACCACCCATGCCACTTGCAAATGGAGCAgcacctccaccacctcctcctgGTGCAGCGAAATCCTTACGCCCCAAAAAAACAGCTACCAAGTTGAAGAGATCATCCCAAATGGGTAATCTGTATCGGGTTCTTAAGGGAAAGGTGGAAGGATGTAATAATCTTAACAGTAAATCATCTAATGGGAAAAAGAGTGCAATTGGTAACAATGCTGGTGGAAAACAAGGAATGGCTGATGCTCTAGCTGAGATAACAAAGAG ATCAGCGTACTTCCAACAAATTGAAGAAGATGTTAAGAAGTATGCAAAATCAATTACGGAGCTGAGGTCTGTCATTAGTACTTTCAAAACAAAGGACATGGCTGAGCTGATCAAGTTCCACAAAAACGTGGAATCCATTCTTGAGACTTTAACTGATGAATCACAG GTGCTAGCAAGGTTCGAAGGTTTCCCCGTAAAGAAGTTGGAAGCATTAAGGACAGCAGCAGCACTATACTCAAAGTTGGATTCCATAATCTCTGAATTACATAACTGGAAGATAGTGACTCCCATGGGCCAGCTGCTTGACAAAGTTGAAAGTTACTTCACTAAG ATAAAAGGAGAAGTGGATAAACTGGAACGAACCAAAGATGAAGAATCCAAGAAATTTCAAAGTCACAATATCGATTTTGACTTCAACATCCTTATAAGAATCAAGGAAGCAATGGTGGATATTTCCTCAAGCTGCATGGAGTTGGCTCTAAAG GAGAGGAGGGAGGCAAAGGTGGCAGAGAAGGAAGAACCAGGATCAAAAAGTAACAAACGAACAAAGGGATGTGTCAAAATGCTTTGGAGGGCTTTCCAATTTGCATTTCGAGTCTATAGCTTTGCAGGTGGACACGATGATCGCGCTGACAAGCTGACAAGAGAATTGGCTCATGAAATAGAGAATGATCCCCACCACCAGtga